One segment of Thermoanaerobacter kivui DNA contains the following:
- a CDS encoding HAD family hydrolase, giving the protein MIKAVIFDMDGVIIDSEPLHIKLEGELFKKLGVEVSEEEHLSFVGSSSYYMWSKIKEKFNLPYSVEELVEMDRKRYLEYVLNTGEIIPVKGIKEAVEILFANEYKLAVASSSPIDVIQLVVKKLRIDKYFEVLISGDYVKNSKPEPDIFLYTADKLGVKPHECVVIEDSHNGVQGAKKAGMKVIGFKNPNSGNQDLSAADSIIDSFDTGLLELIDKLEAKEDAFKS; this is encoded by the coding sequence ATGATTAAAGCAGTTATTTTTGACATGGATGGAGTAATTATTGACAGCGAGCCTCTGCACATTAAATTAGAAGGAGAGCTTTTTAAAAAATTAGGAGTTGAGGTGAGTGAAGAAGAACATTTGAGTTTTGTAGGGTCTTCTTCCTATTACATGTGGAGTAAAATCAAAGAAAAATTTAATCTTCCATACAGCGTTGAAGAACTTGTAGAGATGGATAGAAAAAGATATTTAGAATATGTACTGAATACTGGCGAAATAATTCCTGTTAAAGGGATAAAAGAAGCAGTAGAGATACTTTTTGCCAATGAGTATAAACTTGCAGTCGCCTCTTCTTCGCCGATTGATGTTATTCAGTTGGTTGTAAAAAAATTGAGGATTGATAAATATTTTGAAGTACTGATAAGCGGAGACTATGTCAAGAACAGTAAACCAGAGCCAGATATATTTTTATACACAGCAGATAAATTGGGGGTAAAACCACATGAGTGTGTCGTTATTGAAGACTCCCACAACGGAGTTCAAGGAGCGAAAAAAGCGGGAATGAAAGTTATAGGTTTTAAAAATCCGAATTCGGGGAATCAGGACTTATCAGCAGCAGATTCTATAATAGATTCTTTTGATACAGGTCTATTGGAACTTATAGATAAATTGGAAGCTAAAGAAGATGCTTTCAAAAGCTAA
- a CDS encoding PucR family transcriptional regulator, with the protein MISYDLVKRIAQDIQKNIQMPLYIIDRSGNLIYGNGDFFEKKAGFLDAKIEYKYERDTYEINGFTFYNIFYEDVPAFVISLEGNDKETKRLIYLIAIIFEQLLDRYSKEKFLIDALAGKLEKNTVRCYADRYKLNKKSKYIVIIVESNNEIEDAIKIVTNIFNKTYLHIVKIDNRRFVVIFPYKESISLLESYKTIKDMIESEGYIKVKIASSSSLVSIEDIDRAYKEAEVALTLGQKLDNEKGIYIYDNYAFAELLWGIDINKVKNFISKKEIDFNIFKDEELVQTLNAFFKNSLNLSETSRELYIHRNTLVYRLDKIFKMTGLDPKKFDDALMLKTIMILTKLYDISG; encoded by the coding sequence ATGATAAGTTACGACCTTGTAAAAAGAATTGCACAGGATATTCAAAAAAATATACAAATGCCGTTATATATAATAGATAGGTCAGGAAATTTAATCTATGGAAATGGAGATTTTTTTGAAAAAAAAGCAGGATTTTTGGATGCAAAAATAGAATATAAGTATGAAAGAGATACATATGAAATAAACGGTTTTACATTTTATAACATATTCTACGAGGATGTGCCAGCTTTTGTTATTTCTTTGGAAGGAAATGACAAAGAGACAAAAAGGTTAATTTACCTTATAGCTATAATTTTTGAACAGTTATTGGATCGATACAGCAAAGAAAAATTTTTGATTGATGCATTGGCAGGTAAATTAGAGAAAAATACAGTGAGATGTTATGCTGATAGGTATAAACTAAACAAAAAATCCAAATACATTGTTATTATAGTGGAGTCAAATAACGAAATTGAGGATGCGATAAAAATAGTCACCAATATTTTTAACAAAACATATCTCCACATTGTGAAGATTGACAACAGAAGATTTGTTGTTATATTTCCCTATAAAGAAAGTATCAGTTTGTTAGAATCGTATAAAACTATAAAAGACATGATAGAATCAGAAGGCTATATTAAAGTGAAAATTGCCAGTTCTTCTTCTTTGGTATCAATAGAGGATATTGATAGAGCCTATAAAGAAGCTGAAGTTGCTTTAACATTGGGGCAAAAGTTGGACAACGAAAAGGGAATATATATTTACGACAATTACGCTTTTGCAGAATTGTTGTGGGGAATTGATATAAATAAAGTTAAAAATTTTATAAGTAAAAAAGAAATTGATTTTAACATTTTTAAAGATGAGGAATTGGTACAAACTTTAAATGCCTTTTTTAAAAACAGTCTCAACTTGAGTGAAACTTCGAGAGAACTTTATATTCACAGAAATACTCTCGTGTACAGGCTTGATAAAATATTTAAAATGACAGGGCTAGATCCCAAAAAGTTCGATGATGCGCTCATGCTAAAGACAATCATGATTTTGACCAAATTATACGATATTTCGGGGTGA
- the lysA gene encoding diaminopimelate decarboxylase, translated as MLHGTMRINSKGHLEIGGCDTVTLANKFGTPLYVIDEELLRQNCRAFYNGFKKNYPGNEVIYASKAFMTMAICKIIEEENLGLDVVSGGELYTALKAGFPAEKIYLHGNNKSKEELIMALENDIGRIIVDNWYELNMLNDLARMMNKVPNIYIRVSPGVEAHTHQYVKTGQIDSKFGFPLFNGDAMRAIEYALTLENVNIVGLHSHIGSQIFDAESYKAEIEIMMNFLKLVKEFLGWEVGELDLGGGFGIAYVEEDDPQPIEQIAQEIMQAVKEYSVALNIKMPNIIVEPGRSIIGNAGTTLYTVGAIKDIPGVRKYVSVDGGMSDNIRTALYGAKYDAIVANKAKNIKSEKVSIAGKLCESGDMLIWDITLPKIEEGDILAVTCTGAYNYSMASNYNRLPRPAAVLVYNGHADIIVARETYEDLIRNDVIPERLSNEKRKIANY; from the coding sequence ATGTTACATGGAACAATGAGAATAAACTCAAAAGGTCATTTGGAAATAGGCGGATGTGATACTGTAACCCTTGCTAATAAATTTGGTACACCTCTGTATGTCATAGATGAAGAACTTTTAAGACAAAATTGCAGAGCCTTTTACAACGGTTTTAAAAAAAATTATCCGGGAAATGAAGTGATATACGCCAGCAAAGCTTTTATGACAATGGCAATATGTAAAATAATAGAAGAAGAAAATTTAGGCCTTGATGTAGTTTCAGGTGGCGAATTATACACTGCTTTAAAAGCAGGATTTCCGGCTGAAAAAATATATTTGCACGGAAATAACAAATCAAAAGAAGAACTTATAATGGCCTTAGAAAATGACATCGGAAGAATCATTGTAGACAACTGGTATGAACTCAACATGTTAAATGATTTAGCAAGAATGATGAACAAAGTGCCTAATATCTATATACGCGTATCTCCTGGTGTAGAAGCTCATACTCACCAATATGTAAAAACAGGGCAAATAGATTCAAAATTTGGCTTCCCTCTTTTTAATGGAGACGCAATGAGAGCCATAGAATATGCTTTAACTTTGGAAAATGTAAATATAGTAGGTCTACATTCTCATATCGGTTCTCAGATTTTTGATGCAGAATCTTATAAAGCTGAAATAGAAATTATGATGAATTTCTTAAAATTAGTAAAAGAATTTTTAGGTTGGGAAGTAGGGGAACTAGATTTAGGTGGAGGTTTTGGAATAGCATATGTAGAAGAGGACGATCCCCAGCCAATCGAACAAATAGCACAAGAAATAATGCAAGCAGTAAAGGAATATTCCGTTGCTTTAAATATAAAAATGCCAAACATAATTGTAGAGCCAGGTCGTTCTATAATAGGAAATGCTGGAACTACTCTTTACACAGTAGGAGCAATAAAAGACATACCAGGAGTTAGAAAATATGTATCAGTAGATGGAGGAATGTCTGACAATATACGCACTGCCTTATACGGTGCAAAATACGACGCTATTGTAGCAAACAAAGCCAAAAATATTAAATCAGAAAAAGTATCAATAGCTGGGAAATTGTGCGAATCTGGGGATATGTTAATTTGGGACATAACATTACCAAAAATTGAAGAAGGAGATATTTTAGCTGTAACTTGCACTGGCGCTTATAACTATTCAATGGCCAGCAATTATAATAGGCTCCCACGTCCCGCAGCCGTATTAGTTTACAATGGCCATGCTGATATAATCGTCGCAAGAGAAACTTATGAAGACCTCATACGAAATGACGTAATCCCGGAAAGGTTAAGCAATGAAAAAAGGAAAATAGCCAATTATTAA
- a CDS encoding 50S ribosomal protein L25/general stress protein Ctc, translating into MQSVSIEAVKRDTGKNAARRLKKQGYVPAILYGKDMAESIPLAVEYNKLQRLLQKHGRNVLLNVIVNGTTHNAIIKEIQEDTLKGKIIHVDFQRVSMYEEIEATVPLKFEGAGLVESRGGIVQHQLWELTIESLPDKIPQEITVDLSKLEIGDTLFVRDIQVPEGVKVIDDPDEVVVSVLAPKETEEEEAAEETTETTKESEQ; encoded by the coding sequence ATGCAGAGTGTCAGTATCGAAGCTGTAAAAAGAGATACTGGAAAGAATGCAGCTCGGAGATTGAAGAAACAAGGCTATGTCCCTGCTATTCTATACGGCAAGGATATGGCGGAGAGCATTCCTTTGGCAGTTGAATATAACAAGCTTCAAAGGTTGCTACAAAAACATGGAAGGAATGTCCTCCTCAATGTGATTGTGAACGGAACCACTCACAATGCGATTATTAAAGAAATACAAGAGGATACTTTAAAGGGCAAAATAATTCACGTAGATTTCCAGAGAGTATCAATGTATGAAGAAATTGAAGCTACTGTACCTCTCAAGTTTGAGGGTGCGGGACTTGTTGAAAGCAGAGGCGGAATTGTACAGCATCAACTTTGGGAGTTAACGATAGAAAGCTTGCCTGATAAGATTCCTCAAGAAATTACTGTGGACTTAAGCAAGTTGGAAATAGGAGATACTCTCTTTGTAAGAGATATTCAAGTGCCTGAAGGAGTAAAAGTTATTGATGACCCGGATGAAGTTGTGGTATCTGTCCTTGCACCAAAAGAAACTGAGGAAGAAGAAGCAGCAGAAGAGACTACTGAAACAACAAAGGAAAGTGAACAATAA
- a CDS encoding ABC transporter ATP-binding protein: protein MADVVLKHVYKVYPGGVTAVKDFNLEIADKEFIVLVGPSGCGKSTTLRMVAGLEEITSGELYIDGKLVNEVPPKDRDIAMVFQNYALYPHMTVYDNMAFGLKLRKVPKAEIDRKVREAARILGIEEYLNRKPKALSGGQRQRVALGRAIVRNPKVFLMDEPLSNLDAKLRVQMRTELAKLHDRLQTTFIYVTHDQTEAMTMGSRIVVMKDGVIQQVDKPQTIYDYPNNLFVAGFIGSPQMNFIDARLENRDGKVYATFKGFSILVPEGILKRLKDPSYVGKEIVLGIRPEDLHDEQVFLEAYPESVVEAKVEVTELMGAETYLYLDVRGVSLTARVDPRTTARAGDVIKIGFDVNKLHMFDKETEMTILNRTVS from the coding sequence ATGGCTGATGTTGTACTCAAACATGTTTACAAAGTCTATCCAGGCGGTGTTACCGCAGTTAAAGATTTCAACCTTGAAATTGCAGACAAAGAATTTATAGTCTTGGTAGGTCCCTCCGGTTGCGGAAAGTCAACGACATTAAGAATGGTAGCAGGACTTGAAGAGATTACAAGTGGTGAACTTTATATTGATGGTAAACTTGTAAATGAGGTTCCGCCAAAGGATAGGGACATTGCGATGGTGTTCCAAAACTATGCGCTTTATCCTCACATGACAGTGTACGACAATATGGCGTTTGGACTTAAACTTAGGAAGGTTCCGAAAGCAGAAATTGATAGAAAGGTAAGAGAAGCAGCACGAATTTTGGGAATAGAGGAGTATTTAAACAGAAAGCCAAAAGCTTTGTCAGGTGGACAAAGACAAAGAGTTGCATTGGGACGCGCTATTGTGCGCAATCCTAAGGTGTTCCTCATGGATGAGCCTTTGTCAAACTTAGACGCAAAATTGAGGGTTCAAATGAGAACTGAGTTGGCAAAACTTCACGACAGATTGCAGACGACTTTTATATATGTTACCCACGACCAGACAGAAGCTATGACAATGGGGTCAAGAATTGTTGTCATGAAAGACGGTGTCATCCAGCAAGTGGATAAGCCACAAACTATTTACGATTATCCAAATAATCTCTTTGTTGCGGGATTTATTGGAAGTCCACAGATGAACTTTATCGATGCAAGATTGGAAAATAGGGACGGAAAAGTATATGCTACTTTCAAAGGATTCAGTATATTGGTGCCAGAAGGAATTTTAAAGAGATTGAAAGACCCAAGCTATGTGGGAAAAGAAATTGTGTTGGGAATAAGGCCGGAAGATTTACATGATGAACAGGTCTTTTTAGAGGCTTATCCAGAAAGTGTAGTTGAGGCAAAAGTAGAAGTTACAGAGCTAATGGGTGCAGAGACATATCTCTATCTTGACGTAAGAGGTGTTTCACTGACAGCGAGAGTAGATCCAAGAACTACTGCAAGAGCAGGAGATGTGATAAAGATAGGCTTTGACGTTAACAAGTTGCACATGTTTGACAAAGAAACAGAAATGACAATTTTGAATAGAACTGTAAGTTAA